The nucleotide sequence CGCCCCCTTCGCCCAGGGCAAGCTCGTCCGCTGCATCCGCGGCGCGATCTGGGACGTCGCCGTCGATATCCGCCACGGCTCGCCCGGCTTCGGCCGCTTCGCCGCCGCCGAACTCTCCGCCGCCAACGGCGCCCAGCTCTGGATTCCGCCCGGCTTCCTGCACGGCTTCTGCACGCTCGAACCCGATACCGAGGTCGTCTACAAGGTCACCGCCCCTTACGACAAAGCCTCCGAGCGCGGCGTCATCTGGAACGATCCCGATCTCGCCCTGCCCTGGCCCGTTCCCGGCGATGGCGCCCTGCTCTCGGACAAGGACAATCTCCTGCCCCGCCTCGCCGAGGCCGAACCCTGGTTCACGCTCTGACATGCCGGCGCGCCCGATCCTGATCACCGGGGCGAGCGGCCAGCTCGGCCACGCCCTCGCCGCCCGCGCGCCCGCCGCCGGCCTTCCCGCCCGCGCCGTCGGCCGTCCCGGCTTCGACTTCGACGCCCCGGAGACGATCGCCGCCACCCTCGCCGCCACCGATCCCGCCCTCGTCGTCAACGCCGCCGCCTGGACCGCCGTCGACGCCGCCGAGGCCAACGCCGAC is from Acidiphilium multivorum AIU301 and encodes:
- the rfbC gene encoding dTDP-4-dehydrorhamnose 3,5-epimerase: MIETLVLPDVKLITPPRFADSRGWFSETWNQAKLAALGFTETFVQDNHSCSTRPGTIRGLHCQIAPFAQGKLVRCIRGAIWDVAVDIRHGSPGFGRFAAAELSAANGAQLWIPPGFLHGFCTLEPDTEVVYKVTAPYDKASERGVIWNDPDLALPWPVPGDGALLSDKDNLLPRLAEAEPWFTL